ATCTCCGCTTGATGCGTTTTCATAACGATGATAAACAATATAGTATTCGTCACAATCACCCATTTTTATAACGGAATGATGTCCTGGTCCTTTATCTTCTATATTCGAGCTGAGTACACTCCCCTGATATGTCCAAGGTCCCATAGGTGAATTAGAAGTTGAATATTGTACATTATAACTATCATTACCCCAATAACCATTAGAATACATCATATAATAAATGCCTTTGCGCTTTACCATATAGGGTCCTTCGGTATAATTCTGAGGTGTTATATTTGTAGAGGCAGAGGACAAAGTAACCATATCAGAATTTAATTTACGTACCGCTAATTTGCTTTTGCCTGATCCTCCGTAATAAATATAGGCTTGTCCATCATCATCCGTAAATACCATTGCATCAATGATATCGTCTGTAAATGGATCCGTTGCAATAAGGGGTGAACCCAAATCTGTAAATGGCCCAGTTGGAGAATCCCCTACTGCAACTCCAATTTTAACTTCGGCTGTATAATAGAAATAGTATTTATTATTTCTGTATGCCACCCCTGGAGCCCAACCATTATTATCAGCCCAGCTACATTGAGGGCCAATATCAAAAATAACACCTTCATCTACCCAATTTGTCAAATCTAATGATGAATAAGCATGAAATTGTTTCCCTGCGGCGGCTGTAGGATAGATGTAATATTTGTTATTAAAATAATGAATTTCGGGGTCTGCTCCCGAAAATAAAGGATTTCCATTAGTTTGTGCTATCACAGGAGTAGCCAAATATATAAACATTAAAAAGACAGTAATACGCAGTCTCCATTGATCCATCAGATTATAACTTTTTTGTATAATTTGTATCATAATTTCTATTTTTAAGACATTCTAAAAACTATATTTTTATCATTTTTAACTTCAAAAAAGTAAGTTTTTAGAATGTCTAAATATTAAATCAATTCTAATTTCTAATAAGAAGAAAATATTATTTGGTATTATTTTTTAATAAATCGTTTTGTATTTTTTGTTTCATCTTTATCAAAAACAACAAAATAAACTCCTGATTTTAAATCTGAAACATCCAAACTATTACCCTTCATTTTTTGTTCCAAAACTGAGCTTCCTGTTAGAGAAAAAACACGAACTTGAATTCCTGTCATTTCGGAAGTAAAGAAAAGTGTATTCTCTACTGGGTTTGGATATACATTTATAGCCATTGGCATAACCTCATCAGTTTTTAATGTAGATTTGGATAATTTGGATGTCCCTGTAGTGAGTTTTATTAAATCCAACTTCCAACGTTGTGCATCGTTACCAAGATCGGTCCATTGCTGCACATTGGTTCTGGGTTCTGCCAGATTATTTGCTACATCCAGACATAAATTGGTGTTTTTATGGGTAACTTTAAAATAGCCATCACTCATAAGTTCAAGTTTCCAACGCTGTGCATCGGTACCAAGATCTGCCCATTGTTGTACATTGGCGCCAGCTTGAGTACTATTGTTAGCAACATCCAAAACCTGGTTTGTTCCTCTATGAGTTAATTTATAAAAGCCATCTGCTTCCTTTGTAATAACCCAGCGTTGTGCATCATTCTCACTAGTGGTATATTGTTGCACATTTGCACCTTGAAGAATACTAGCATCACTTACATCTAAGCTTTGATTAGTTTCTTTATGAGTCAGTCTATAAATCCCTCCTGAAACAATTGGAACTTCAATAAGATCAAGTTTCCATCGTTGTGCATCATTATTGGTAGTAAGATTATCTCCCCATTGGTGCACATTGGCTCCTGACTGATTACTATTGTTATCAACATCCAAACATTGAGTAGTTCCTTTGTGAGTCAATTTACAATAACCATCTGACATCATTTCGATTTTCCAACGCTGTGCATCGGTACCAAGGTCTGTCCATTGTTGCACATTGGCGCCAGCCTGACTACCATTGTTATCAACATCCAAAACTTGAGTGGTTCCTTTATGAGTTAATTTATAAAAACCATCTGCTTCCTTTGTAATAATCCAGCGTTGTGCATCATTACCATTGTCTGTACTTTGTTGCACATTTGTTCCCGATTGACTGTTATTTTGAAAAACATCCAAACACTGAGAAGTTCCTTTGTGCGTTAATTTATAAATACCTCCCGAAACAATATTTTGTGCAGGACAGGATTGATCAAGTACCCTAGGTGCAACACCATAATTAGTCATATTAACTGGATCAATCAAATCGGAGGAATTGAAATACATTCTATCAATAGCAATTTTTCTGTCCCCTGATGTGCCATTTTCATAGCGATGGTAAATCATGTAATACTCATCACAGTTTCCTATTTTTAATACTCCATGGTGCCCTGGCCCTTTGTCTTCTGAGTTCGAACTTAAAACCTTACCTCTATATGTCCAAGGTCCCATAGGTGAATTAGAAGTAGAATATTGTACATTGTAAGTATCATTAAACCAAGATCCATTAGAATACATCATATAATAAATACCTTTACGCTTTACCATATACGGTCCTTCGGTATAGTTTTGAGGTGTTATATCTGTAGGTCCAGTTGATAAACTAACCATATCAGCATTTAATTTGCGCACCACCATTCTGCTTTTCCCAGATCCTCCATAATAAATATAGGCCTGTCCATCATCATCAACAAAAACATCCGCATCAATAATATCATCCGTATAAGGATCTGTTCCAATAAGTGGAACTCCTATATCTGTAAAAGGTCCAATGGGTGTATTACCTACAGCCACACCTATTTTGGTCTCTGCTGTATAATAAAAATAATATTTATTGTTACGGAAAACTACTGCTGGTGCCCAGCCGTTATTTTGTGCCCAAGGACTATCTGGATAAAGATCAAAAATAAGACCTTCGTCGTACCAATTGGTTAAATCATTTGAAGAATAGGCATGAAACTGTGTGCCATAAGTAGCTGTAGTATAAATATAATATTTATTGTTAAAATAATGAATCTCGGGATCAGCTCCTGT
The Flavobacterium sp. 5 DNA segment above includes these coding regions:
- a CDS encoding RICIN domain-containing protein, which produces MIQIKINSYNLIDKLRLRFAVFLMFIGIVIPAQAQLSGNPLFTGADPEIHYFNNKYYIYTTATYGTQFHAYSSNDLTNWYDEGLIFDLYPDSPWAQNNGWAPAVVFRNNKYYFYYTAETKIGVAVGNTPIGPFTDIGVPLIGTDPYTDDIIDADVFVDDDGQAYIYYGGSGKSRMVVRKLNADMVSLSTGPTDITPQNYTEGPYMVKRKGIYYMMYSNGSWFNDTYNVQYSTSNSPMGPWTYRGKVLSSNSEDKGPGHHGVLKIGNCDEYYMIYHRYENGTSGDRKIAIDRMYFNSSDLIDPVNMTNYGVAPRVLDQSCPAQNIVSGGIYKLTHKGTSQCLDVFQNNSQSGTNVQQSTDNGNDAQRWIITKEADGFYKLTHKGTTQVLDVDNNGSQAGANVQQWTDLGTDAQRWKIEMMSDGYCKLTHKGTTQCLDVDNNSNQSGANVHQWGDNLTTNNDAQRWKLDLIEVPIVSGGIYRLTHKETNQSLDVSDASILQGANVQQYTTSENDAQRWVITKEADGFYKLTHRGTNQVLDVANNSTQAGANVQQWADLGTDAQRWKLELMSDGYFKVTHKNTNLCLDVANNLAEPRTNVQQWTDLGNDAQRWKLDLIKLTTGTSKLSKSTLKTDEVMPMAINVYPNPVENTLFFTSEMTGIQVRVFSLTGSSVLEQKMKGNSLDVSDLKSGVYFVVFDKDETKNTKRFIKK